A stretch of the Streptomyces sp. NBC_00078 genome encodes the following:
- the mptB gene encoding polyprenol phosphomannose-dependent alpha 1,6 mannosyltransferase MptB, with the protein MAFPVDLRRCQVLGLAGTAFLALGGETSGALPVRDLLAPANARAALGLVGVYFGVVLLIAAWVLLGRLVRSAEPPTPRELLLVLAVWAAPLLLAPPLFSRDVYSYLAQGAMVDAHMDVYAHGPAQLGGPLADEVAPLWRQTGAPYGPVFLAVASALSGLTRGALPAGLVGMRLVALLGVALMAAALPRLARHSGADPAAALWLGALNPLVLLHLVAGAHNDAIMLGLLGVGLVAALGRRPVLGAVLVTLAALVKAPAVLGLAAVVVLQVRAGRHPARAVLSAGVAAAATTVAATALAGTGYGWIGALDTPVSAHNWALTSLLGRATGAMLEHLGSNLAPLALPAWHMLGLAVTALLVAAIWWRLRPRPVYALGLSLAAVAAFGPAIRPWYALWGLFLIAAAAPTTSVRQRVAAVTGVLALATLPSGGPADSGQLMLAVSGGALAVVVLWQVHQAAQAPALERTA; encoded by the coding sequence ATGGCTTTCCCTGTCGATCTCCGCCGCTGTCAGGTCCTGGGCCTGGCCGGCACCGCCTTCCTCGCCCTGGGCGGTGAGACGTCCGGTGCCCTGCCCGTCCGGGACCTCCTGGCACCGGCCAACGCCCGCGCGGCGCTGGGCCTGGTCGGTGTGTACTTCGGTGTCGTCCTCCTGATAGCCGCCTGGGTGCTGCTCGGGCGGCTCGTGCGCAGCGCCGAGCCGCCCACCCCGCGCGAGCTGCTGCTGGTGCTCGCCGTCTGGGCCGCACCACTGCTCCTCGCCCCGCCCCTGTTCAGCCGTGACGTCTACAGCTACCTCGCGCAGGGTGCGATGGTCGACGCCCACATGGACGTCTACGCGCACGGGCCCGCCCAGCTCGGCGGCCCGCTCGCCGACGAGGTCGCCCCGCTGTGGCGGCAGACCGGCGCCCCGTACGGCCCCGTGTTCCTCGCTGTCGCCTCCGCACTGTCCGGCCTGACCCGCGGTGCGCTCCCCGCCGGTCTGGTCGGAATGCGGCTGGTCGCGCTGCTCGGCGTGGCGCTGATGGCGGCCGCGCTGCCCCGGCTGGCCCGGCACAGCGGCGCCGATCCGGCCGCCGCGCTCTGGCTCGGTGCCCTCAACCCGCTGGTCCTGCTCCACCTGGTCGCGGGCGCCCACAACGACGCCATCATGCTCGGCCTGCTCGGCGTCGGCCTGGTCGCGGCGCTCGGCCGCCGGCCGGTGCTGGGTGCCGTGCTCGTCACACTCGCCGCGCTGGTCAAGGCGCCCGCCGTGCTCGGGCTCGCCGCGGTCGTCGTCCTCCAGGTGCGCGCCGGGCGACATCCGGCGAGGGCCGTCCTGTCGGCCGGCGTCGCAGCCGCGGCCACCACGGTCGCCGCGACGGCCCTCGCCGGAACGGGCTACGGCTGGATAGGCGCCCTCGACACGCCGGTCTCCGCGCACAACTGGGCCCTCACCAGCCTCCTCGGACGTGCCACCGGAGCCATGCTGGAACACCTCGGCAGCAACCTCGCGCCTCTCGCCCTCCCGGCCTGGCACATGCTCGGCCTCGCGGTCACCGCTCTGCTGGTGGCGGCCATATGGTGGCGACTGCGCCCCCGCCCGGTCTACGCGCTGGGCCTGAGCCTCGCCGCCGTGGCCGCCTTCGGCCCGGCGATCCGCCCCTGGTACGCCCTGTGGGGCCTGTTCCTCATCGCCGCCGCGGCACCCACCACCTCGGTACGGCAACGGGTGGCGGCCGTGACGGGAGTGCTCGCGCTCGCCACCCTGCCGAGCGGCGGACCGGCCGACAGCGGGCAGTTGATGCTGGCCGTCTCCGGCGGTGCGCTGGCCGTGGTCGTCCTGTGGCAGGTCCACCAGGCGGCCCAGGCACCCGCGCTGGAGAGGACCGCATGA
- a CDS encoding alpha/beta fold hydrolase, whose amino-acid sequence MTTVPHHSAHAKVNGLEMYYETHGSADGRRPLVLLHGGVHTIGLSFAAVLPALAADRRVVAPELQAHGHTADTDREMTVANLASDVVALLDELGIGQADLIGFSLGGLTALEIAVRHPERVGRLVLAATQYRQDGYHDEVRTPDYTSPRLPSEADFQEMAEAYAAVAPHPGHFQDFLAKVTGAAHAPLPWTADDLRGLGAPTLLVIGDTDFVRVEHAAEMQALIPDAGLAVLPATTHAALMRRTGLLVPLLTEFLG is encoded by the coding sequence GTGACGACCGTGCCGCACCACTCCGCCCACGCCAAGGTCAACGGCCTGGAGATGTACTACGAGACCCACGGATCCGCAGACGGCCGGCGCCCCCTGGTGCTGCTGCACGGCGGGGTCCATACCATCGGCCTGTCCTTCGCCGCCGTGCTGCCCGCCCTCGCCGCGGACCGCCGAGTCGTGGCGCCCGAGTTGCAGGCACACGGCCACACTGCCGACACCGACCGCGAGATGACGGTGGCGAACCTGGCCTCGGACGTGGTGGCGCTGCTGGATGAACTCGGCATCGGGCAGGCCGACCTCATCGGCTTCAGCCTCGGCGGGCTGACCGCGCTGGAGATCGCGGTGCGGCACCCCGAGCGCGTCGGACGGCTGGTGCTCGCCGCCACCCAGTACCGACAGGACGGCTACCACGACGAGGTTCGCACACCGGACTACACCTCTCCCCGGCTGCCCAGCGAGGCGGACTTCCAGGAGATGGCCGAGGCCTACGCCGCTGTCGCGCCGCATCCCGGGCACTTCCAGGACTTCCTCGCGAAGGTCACGGGCGCGGCCCACGCACCGCTGCCCTGGACGGCCGACGACCTGCGGGGGCTTGGCGCACCGACGCTGCTGGTCATCGGCGACACCGACTTCGTTCGCGTCGAGCACGCGGCCGAGATGCAGGCGCTGATCCCCGACGCGGGGCTGGCCGTCCTGCCGGCCACCACGCATGCGGCCCTGATGCGGCGCACGGGCCTGCTGGTGCCGCTGCTGACCGAGTTCCTGGGCTGA
- a CDS encoding glutaminase — MVIMAVPPSTPTFEPVLARIAEEIERTPGRGRPADYIPALAACDPRRFGMAVAEPDGTVYGVGDWHEPFSAQSLTKVFTLALDLAREGDELWEHVGREPSGNPFNSLIQLEYESGIPRNPFINAGALVVTDRLQTRTGDAAGELLAFLRTESGNPGLDFDLDVAASESAHGDRNAALAHFMASYGNIDNPVPALLDQYFRQCSITASCADLALATGFLARHGVRADGSRLLTSSQAKQVNAVMLTCGTYDAAGEFAYRVGLPGKSGVGGGIIAVVPGHCTLCVWSPGLDERGNSVAGVAALDRFTTLTGLSVF; from the coding sequence ATGGTGATCATGGCAGTTCCCCCATCCACCCCCACCTTCGAACCGGTCCTGGCGCGCATCGCCGAGGAGATCGAGCGCACCCCCGGCCGAGGCCGGCCCGCCGACTACATCCCGGCGCTCGCCGCCTGCGACCCGCGCCGCTTCGGCATGGCCGTCGCGGAGCCGGACGGCACGGTGTACGGGGTGGGGGACTGGCACGAGCCGTTCTCCGCGCAGTCCCTCACCAAGGTCTTCACCCTCGCCCTCGACCTGGCCCGCGAGGGCGACGAACTCTGGGAGCACGTGGGCCGCGAGCCCTCCGGCAACCCCTTCAACTCCCTGATCCAGCTGGAGTACGAGAGCGGCATCCCGCGCAACCCGTTCATCAACGCGGGCGCCCTGGTCGTCACCGACCGCCTCCAGACCCGTACCGGAGACGCGGCGGGCGAACTGCTCGCCTTTCTGCGCACCGAGAGCGGCAACCCGGGCCTGGACTTCGACCTGGACGTCGCCGCCTCCGAGTCCGCACACGGCGACCGCAACGCCGCCCTCGCTCATTTCATGGCGTCGTACGGCAACATCGACAACCCGGTCCCGGCGCTGCTGGACCAGTACTTCCGGCAGTGCTCCATCACGGCGTCCTGCGCCGACCTCGCCCTCGCCACCGGGTTCCTGGCCCGTCACGGCGTTCGCGCCGACGGCAGCAGACTGCTCACCAGCAGCCAGGCCAAACAGGTCAACGCGGTGATGCTGACCTGCGGGACGTACGACGCCGCGGGCGAGTTCGCCTACCGGGTCGGGCTGCCCGGCAAGAGCGGCGTCGGCGGCGGCATCATCGCGGTCGTACCCGGACACTGCACCCTGTGCGTGTGGAGCCCCGGGCTCGACGAGCGCGGCAACTCGGTGGCGGGCGTCGCCGCCCTGGACCGCTTCACCACCCTGACCGGCCTGTCGGTGTTCTGA
- the aspA gene encoding aspartate ammonia-lyase, translating into MTTVVTRSEHDLLGDRDVPAGAYWGVHTLRATENFPITGTPISAYPHLIDALAAVKEAAALANEELGLLEPGKAAAIVEACREIRNGKLHDQFVVDVIQGGAGTSTNMNANEVIANRALELLGFDRGQYGHLHPNEDVNLGQSTNDVYPTAVKIATVFAVRGLLRAMAVLQDAFARKSVEFRDVLKMGRTQLQDAVPMTLGQEFSAFAVMIDEDRSRLAEAVELIHEINLGATAIGTGLNAPAGYAESARRHLAEITGLPLVTAANLVEATQDCGAFVQMSGVLKRIAVKLSKSCNDLRLLSSGPRAGLGEINLPPVQAGSSIMPGKVNPVIPEVVNQVAFEVIGNDVTITMAAEAGQLQLNAFEPIILHSLSESITHLRSACLTLAERCVDGITANTEALRASVENSIGLVTALNPHIGYTAATDIAKEALATGRGVAELVLEKGLLPAETLAELLRPEVLAGTGSVIA; encoded by the coding sequence ATGACGACCGTCGTCACCCGTAGCGAACACGACCTGCTCGGCGACCGTGACGTTCCCGCCGGCGCCTACTGGGGTGTGCACACCCTGCGTGCCACGGAGAACTTCCCCATCACGGGCACTCCGATATCCGCCTACCCGCACCTGATCGACGCTCTTGCCGCGGTCAAGGAGGCCGCCGCCCTCGCGAACGAGGAGCTCGGACTGCTGGAGCCCGGGAAGGCCGCCGCGATCGTCGAGGCGTGCCGGGAGATCCGCAACGGCAAGCTGCACGACCAGTTCGTCGTCGACGTCATCCAGGGCGGCGCCGGCACCTCGACCAACATGAACGCCAACGAGGTGATCGCAAACCGGGCGCTGGAGCTGCTCGGCTTCGACAGGGGCCAGTACGGGCACCTGCACCCCAACGAGGACGTCAACCTCGGCCAGTCCACCAATGACGTCTACCCGACCGCCGTCAAGATCGCGACGGTGTTCGCGGTGCGCGGGCTGCTCAGGGCGATGGCTGTCCTGCAGGACGCGTTCGCCCGCAAGTCCGTCGAGTTCCGCGACGTGCTCAAGATGGGCCGTACACAGTTGCAGGACGCGGTGCCGATGACGCTCGGTCAGGAGTTCTCCGCATTCGCCGTCATGATTGACGAGGACCGGTCCCGTCTTGCCGAGGCCGTCGAGTTGATCCATGAGATCAACCTGGGCGCCACGGCGATCGGCACCGGACTCAACGCCCCCGCCGGATACGCCGAGTCGGCCCGCCGCCACCTCGCCGAGATCACCGGGCTGCCGCTGGTCACCGCCGCCAACCTCGTCGAAGCCACCCAGGACTGCGGCGCGTTCGTCCAGATGTCCGGGGTACTCAAGCGGATCGCGGTCAAGCTCTCCAAGAGCTGCAACGACCTGCGGCTGCTGTCCTCGGGGCCGCGTGCGGGGCTCGGCGAGATCAACCTGCCGCCGGTACAGGCCGGTTCGAGCATCATGCCGGGCAAGGTCAACCCCGTGATCCCCGAGGTCGTCAACCAGGTCGCCTTCGAGGTGATCGGCAACGACGTCACCATCACGATGGCGGCCGAGGCGGGACAGCTCCAGCTCAACGCCTTCGAGCCGATCATCCTGCACTCCCTGTCGGAGTCCATCACGCATCTGCGCAGCGCCTGTCTGACGCTGGCCGAACGGTGCGTGGACGGCATCACCGCCAACACCGAGGCCCTGCGCGCGAGCGTGGAGAACTCCATCGGCCTGGTCACCGCGCTCAACCCGCACATCGGTTACACGGCCGCCACCGACATCGCCAAGGAGGCACTCGCCACCGGCCGGGGCGTGGCCGAACTCGTCCTGGAAAAGGGCCTGTTGCCCGCCGAGACCCTCGCCGAACTGCTGCGGCCCGAAGTCCTGGCCGGCACCGGCTCCGTCATCGCCTGA